The nucleotide sequence tcgtacacttcgtatacgcatcgtacaccataaatacattatgtacaataaatatttgggtcttacaatataAAAGTCGATACATTAGATCTCCCACAGCAATCGATGTTGCACGATTATATAGTATACACGAGGAGAAGCATGAATTCAAGGGTATGCTCGGTAGTATCGATTGCATGCATTCGGAATGGAAGAATTGTCCTGTCGCTTATAAAGGACAATACACTAGGGGTGATCACAAGAAACCGACGATTATGCTTGAAGCGGTGGCTTCATATGACTTGTGGTTTTGGCATGCCTTTTTCCGAATGGCAGGTTCCAAAAATGATATCAATGTTTTGAATCAGTCAACGGTTTTTGATGCACTAAAGAAGGGAACAGCTCCATCTGCACCATTTGAGGTTAATGGTCATCAATACACCAAAGGTTATTACCTTGCCGATGGTATATATCCCGATTGGGCGACATTGATCAAAGGAATGTCGTGCCCCACAGATGAACCAAGGATTAAGTTCACGAGATTTCAAGCAAGTGCACAAAAGGACATAGAGAGGGCATTCGGTGTTCTTCAAGGGCGATATTATATTTTAAGTCAACCTTCACGGACTTTGAAAGTAAACAAGATGCGAAGAGTAATGGAATGTTGTCTCATTTTACATAATATGATTTTAGAAGACAATGATTTTGCGCTATGTAAATGGGAAGAAAGGTTTATAACCGAGGAAAGAGAAAATCGTGCCCAACGAGTTAGGAATAGAGGACGTGATCAAGACATTGTCACAAGAGAAATAAGGGATAAGGCGGTGCACAACCAACTGACTGAAGATTTAATCGAGCATATTTGGAATCTTCCAATGTCATTTTGACCTACGAATTAGTCTTTAGTTATGTAAtctttaattttatcattattttagATCGTAAGTTTTTTtattacttattttatttaatcgtttgtattttatttttattattaatgaatatatttttatttcaaatattaaataatgtattaaattatatataaaaatgcaAAAATAAAAAACTGGTGGACTCTACTGAAACTGACACTGAAAACTGACATTTTGGGTTAAAAAATGTCAGAAACTCACACTGTCCAATCAGAGTTAGATtgtactttttggccaaaaagagcACCAACTGCCTGTAACGTCACAGTCAGGTTTGGAAACGGTCTTAGAGAGAGTTTTGCTCGTCACTCGTGCCTCGTATGCTAATAATAACAAGCAAAGGGAACCACTTTAACCCATCCTTTATATATAAATGGTTTGTTCTTTATATCAGACAAGTCAAACTGGAAAACATAAATTAGCTTTTTATATCCAAATCCAAATTATAATCAAAAGAGGGCATGTTTTGTAATGGGTGAAGCCAACAATTTGATGACTAGCCTTGATTACTTCTATTTATTTCtttgttttttgccaaaaaaaaaaaaaaaaaaaaaagaaggtaaAAAGCCGCGCGGGCATATTTTGAAGCATAAACTAAATCAGCCAGAAGAAATATGCATCGTTGATGTTTAAAAATTTGATGTTTCATTTTGTTACAATTCATTGTTGATTTTTAAAAATTTGGATTTTAATTTTGATCAATGGGTTTTAGTTTGGAAAAAAAGTAGTGAAGTGGGGAAGAAAAGAGGTGCTAGATGACAAATTAGGAGGTGAAAGACGAATTTACCCTTTCATGTATGGCACATGTCAAGGTTTAACGGACTTTTTTAATGGAATTTAGACTGAGGGACTCGGTATGCTTAAATGAGATAATGGAAGTTTCTACTTTCAACAATTTGGCCCGACAATATTGGACATGTTCTCGTCTTTATCTAAATTGAGCACATTTTTCCAAATAGATGAAGTTTTTGAAGAGCAAAAAAAGGCTACGTATTATTGATAACCTTACCGGAAAAAGAACGTCCAAAGGAAGTGCAAACTAACGCGAGCCAAACATTTGTGAGATTTGCTTAACAATTGTTTCTTGAATTGCTAGAAAATGTATTTGAAAATGGTTGACCATTACACCCGCCATAAGACCCTTAGTTATATTCCCTAGGCCGCGGGTGTTCCATGAGACTATTCTCATGCTTTTGACAATTTTGTTGGCAACTCTTCCGCCGCCAACTTAACCATCACACTATCGATTTTTTGGAGTTCATCTTTAAACGATGCACATTTATTTTTATCAATTACAAGAATTTCACAGTTAAAAATGTTACCTGAATGTGACTCTTGAGCTTTGTTGTGTCTAATTTCACTAATAGTGTCAAAAAGAGGAGACTTTACTAGCAAGGTAAATTGGGAGAGTTTAAAGGTTACTTTGTCACTGCTCGATCAAACTacatcttttttttttcctttctcagCTTGGTATCTCAACTAATTCCTTGTGGCTTGATTCCTTTTTATTTTTAATAGCGCAACATGCTCCTTTGTTCATAATCTGTTAATACAATTAATAGTGGTAGTAGCACTAGCACTGTTAGGTGAATATGTAATTTTAGTCTCTTTTTGTTGGTTTCTGTATCGTACCCATATTAATTACATCAATAAAATTatcttgctttaaaaaaaaaaaaatgagttaTATCATTCATAaaatttaaattcacacaacacatCATACTAAAACATAATCACGGAAGCAAATTAAAAAAACATATAACGATATAATCAAGAGGTAAGCCTTCCAACAGTAACGCACTAGTCGTCAACACTCGTAATAACTATTTATTAATGTACTTTTGAATGACGATTatcaaaatcttattttatatatatatatatatataatataaagtataaatatataataagatTAAACAGACAATAAATATacttttgttataattcagtaggcttataactacctttagtggttcttgactgtagaaggtatatagagatagagatactgtaaaacggagaaaacaaaggttgaacaaaaaggtatgagtaattggttttttatttatagaaaaatgtacaatgagagtttggtggcatttggaatctagagagagatagtgtttttgttaaccaaaaaatacatacaataaactctaactcaacacacctatttatactcaaaaaaatatactatgcaatatctataataataataaaattatcatccaattattacttttataacactcccccttggatgataattttattagtgaataactagtactgcctcgttaaaaaccttgctaaagaaaaccctttgggataaaactttagctaagggaaaaagagtgcagcatagagttgactccccctcaagtaggcaacgcctgagttgttacatcttctgaacatgcctcatgccaatattatgaacgtgtgttctgaaaatagcagttggaagtgctttggtgaaaaggtcagcagagtttttgctggactgaacatatctcatttcaatctggttgtccttaatgagattttgagtgtatgagaagaatctagggggtatgtgttttgttcggtcacttttgatatacccttctttcatctgtgttatgcaagctacattatcttcatagatagttgttgaacttttattgcgttctagtccacaagaatcagtaatgagttgtgtcattgatctcaaccaaaaacattcccgactggcttcatgtaatgcaattacttcggcatgatttgatgatgttgcaacaagtgtttgtttttgagaacgccatgatattgcggtacctgcatttaggaatacatatccattttgagatttagctttatgtggatcagataaataacctgcatctgcataaccaaccaaatcttgttttgattcgttagaataaaataatcctaaatcagtagttcctcgaaggtatcgaaatatgtgtttgatcccattccagtgtcttttggtaggagctgagctgaaccttgccaacaaattaactgcaaaagaaatgtcaggtcttgtacaatttgtaagatacataagagctccaattgcactaagatatggtacttctggtcccaggatatcttcatgatcttcacagggacgaaatggatcagtgtcaacattaagtgatctaacaaccataggagtacttaatggttttgccttgtccatattaaaacgttttaaaatcttttcagtatatgttgtttgatgtacaagtaaaccattaggcatatgttcaatttgtaaaccaaggcaatacttggtttttccgagatctttcatttcaaattctttctttagaagttgaatggcttcatggatctctttatttgtacctatgatattaagatcatcaacataaacagctatgatcacatatccggatgttgttttcttaatgaaaacacatgggcaaataagattattggtataccctttgcttatcaagtaatcacttaatcgtttataccacatgcgacccgattgtttcaacccatataaagacctttgtaacttgattgagtacatttctttgggttttgcattggttgcttctgataccttaaatccttcaggtatcttcatatatatatcactatcaagtgatccataaagataagcagtcacaacatccatgagatgcatttctaaattttcagaaactgccaggctgattaagtatctaaaagtaattgcatccataacaggagaataagtttcttcataatcaattcccggtctttgagaaaaaccttgagctacaagtctagctttataccttgtaacttcatttttctcatttctttttcgcacaaaaacccatctatatcccacaggtttcacatctttaggtgtgagaatgatagatccgaaaacttttcttttattgagtgattcaaattcagctcgtattgctcctttccaatgatcccaatcatgtctattttgacattccatgacagattttggttctggatcatcatcatcattcatgatgtcatatgcaacattatatgaaaatatctcatcaagatttttcatttcatttcggttccataatatttttgaatgtgcgtaattgattgaaaattccgtattgacatcatcaatctcctctgcagaaggagtatttatttgtagttcttcttgaacactttcttttacctcattatcagctgattttcttttccgaggatttttatctttggaaccaattggtctcccacgtttctggcgtggcaaagactcaagaataacattattgccagtttttggaatttcaattcgagctggagcatttgctgctggtatatatgatttagtcactctttttgtatctgtaaatgcatcaggcaatttatttgcaagttcttgcatatgcattattttttgaacttcgatctcgcattcttttgtgcgaggatcaagatacattaattgaggttcacaccatgaaacatcattttctttattttttatttctccccctaatctagggaataatgtttcattaaagtgacaatcagcaaaacgtgctgtaaaaacatcacccgtcatgggttcaatatatcttattattgaagatgtttcatatccaacatatattcccatccttctttgaggacccattttagtgcgttgtggtggtgtgatagggacataaaccgcacaaccaaatgttctaaggtgggaaatatttggctgatgaccaaaagcaagttgcaaaggagaatatgtatgacttgcgcttggtctaatgcgaatcaatgatgcagcatgcaaaattgcatggccccatacagatactgggagttttgttcgcattatcaatggtctagctattagctgcaatcgtttaattaatgattcagctaaaccattttgtgtatgcacatgggcaacgggatgttcaacaataatcccaatagacatgcaaaagttattaaatgcttgagacgtaaactcaccggcattatctagtctcacccttttaatagtataatcagggaaatgtgctctcaatttaataatttgagcaagaaattttgcaaatgccatatttcgacttgataatagacaaacatgagaccatctactagatgcgtctattagaaccataaaatatctaaatggtccacatggtggatgaattggtccacatatatcaccttgaattctttcaagaaacattagtgattctttttcaaccttaagaggtgatggtcttattatcaactttccaagtgagcatgatgtacatgggataagtgcatcatgagggatcctttgatccgccaatggatgtccatgtgtattttgtattattcttttcatcattgttgatcctgggtgacctaatctctcatgccataaactgatcattacaggatcacataatttttctttaactaccacatttacttcaggtacatttatatgtgtataatgtaaaccagaatgaagtcttggtagtttttcaattacacgattcttatcagtgatacttaaatatttttcattttctgttgtcactgactgataatcatatccattttggtatatgtcagagaaacttaacaaatttctctttgacatgggagaaaataaggcattatttatcagaaaattcgtaccatttggtaacatgaattttgcctttcccattccttttattaagtccacaggacctgatatagtatgtatagttccttccgttgctttcaagtctgtgaaatattttttagatttgagtatggtgtgagtggcaccactgtctgcaatacaaatatctccaccatttgactgatttttttacttcagcagtatacatcatgaacttcaaaaaaaaatatgagaaacaaataatgagtatataattcatcaatatattacattcaaaacatgttgcaaacgatagcacataataagaaaatatgtagtaaactagatatggtgtagattgaaaatctacaaccatttatttaacgagaacatataataggatatctatatatatatatatagatattagaaatttattcattaaagtagtcacaagttggctcagtgatttttgtatcaaggtcatccacaagatttgcttcttttccttttccctttagggattcttgataccgattaacagaatgctgatttgttaagcagtttttagaccagtggccaattttaccacatcggtaacaagaatcttcaacattctttgaagagccttcttcaacattgtgatttgtgggattgtatggtgtttggattttataattttgtggattattatttctttgtccacgaccacgaccaccacgaccacgaccaccaccacgaccattaccataagggtgatttcgaacatagttatgatttttattattgttatggtaatttccatgatgatggttttggccaatatggctacgacctcttccacgccctcgtccatgtgcatttcttcttttattattattattattattattgttaatagcattagcttcaggaaatgctagcgcaccggtaggacgagattcttgatttttcatcagtaattctttattaacttctgcaactaagagataagtttgaagtttggaaaaagttttataattctgcaatcttaaattttcttgcacagttatatttgcagaatgcattgtggagaaagttttctccatcatatcagcatcacttatttcttgaccacagaattgaagctttgaacggatcttgaacatggccgagctgtattcacttacctttttgaaatcttggaaccttagatttctccattcttccctcgcagatggaagtaatatttccttttgattatcgaatctactcttgatactttcccataaaacatgtggatctttgatagtgagaaacatatgttttaaggtggtatcaatatgtttgcgaataaaagcaattgattttaatttatcttgatcggaacaagtattattttcttttaaagtttctagaatacccaatgatccaagatttatttttacgtccataacccatgatgtgtagtttgttcccgatatgtctaaggcatcaaactcaagctttgataagtttgacattttctattttcagaaagatgaacaacataaatcataatcataatcataatcataatattttttttttcgtagataaataacaacatgcaattagtttagattcataagtagtaaacaaaggaataatggtatgattacaaataataaaatcataagggaatataggttcatattatattatattattaatgatattattataatatatattaagttataatatatattattataatatatttttcttattttaacctttaagatttacttttaataaaaatacaaactactttttttattttaacttttaagatttacttttaataaaaatacaaactattttttctattttaacttttaagatttacttttaataaaaatacaaactactttttttattttaatttttaagatttacttttaataaaaatacaaactactttttctattttaacttttaagatttacttttaataaaaatacaaactacttttttattttaacttttaagatttacttttaataaaaatacaaactactttttttattttaacttttaagattataaatttaagaataaacattagtatgcatgaaataaataatgattaattgcataagtaatcataaatgttggataacatataaagaccccatcgtattcgtattgatcgtaattaatctcgacccatggtaccgtgttgtcaaatgacgtgttgcgtacataaagtaccgtgttgtcaaatgacgtgttgcgtacaatcatgaggtcttattaacataaatataaatgttagtgaagttaataagagttagattacagaaaatataattcagggggtataaccgaccatatataacttaaataacataaatataaatgttagtgaagttaataagagttagattacagaaaatataattcaggtggtataaccgaccatatataacttaaataacataaatataaatgttagtgaacataactgtaaatgttagtatacataaatagatgttagataacataaatgtaaatgttagtatacataaataaatgttagataacataaatgtaaattaggcgacagtgtcgaccatatatcatttaggtggtataaccgaccatatattagttaggtggcagagccaaccatatttagtataaatgttgagataatcgtgctgataacgtgttataattcagtaggcttataactacttttagtggttcttgactgtagaaggtatatagagatagagatactgtaaaacggagaaaacaaaggttgaacaaaaaggtatgagtaattggttttttatttatagaaaaatgtacaatgagagtttggtggcatttggaatctagagagagagagtgtttttgttaaccaaaaaatacatacaataaactctaactcaacacacctatttatactcaaaaaatatactatgcaatatctataataataataaaattatcatccaattattacttttataacaactCTGTCCCTAAATTCATTTTATCAGAACCCCAAATTTTCGTTCTCCTTTTATGTTTTCCCTCTGTTTCTTTGGAGGGAAAATTTCGAGTTTTTAAAGCTTTTCAATAacatttccattattattttcaAGTATTTTTCAGCTGAATTTGATATATTTTCAATTTATTATTCTTGACCGTTGTTTCGATACATCTGTTTTTCAACTACTTACTGTGTGTGGAGTGTAACTGAACTTCGAAATTGATTCAAGTGGAATAAGGAAGGTATTGTAATTTCAGATTTTATGTAGCTTTATAGCTCCAATTAGCTGCTCGTATGCGTTGTTTTCTGTGTTGATTACATCtgattttatattattaatttgttCTAAGTTGGGTTTTTAGGGTTTTGAATTCGAGGCTTTATGGCTTTCTAGTTTTTGTAGAGATTTACAGTTTAGGACCCACTGTAAGGATTCTTAGTTATGGTTTATTATATATGTGCTATAAATTCAGTAAATTGGTTGGTTTTTATTTTCCAATTAGTAACTAGAGTGACTAGAGTGATTTAGGGTTTACAAGTTTTGCTTACTATGCGCAAACCTTTTTTCTGCTGTTGTAATTCTTGAAGTATTAAAAAGGTAGTAACTTGCAGCTGTTTGTAAGTTAATTAGCCGGTAATTGTTATTGCAAAGAGTTATAAAGGTGTCTTAAATGTGTTTTTTTAAGTTAGGTTGTATAACTTGTGTTGAAATATGCTATTGATCTTATATACATGGTATGGAAAGATATGTTCTTTAAGCTTAGTGGTTAACACAAGTAAGGAGTACTGTATTATTGCTGATTGTATAGAAAGATTGTGCAACCCATTCAAAAGTGGTATTATATCCAGTGTAGAGCGTCTTTTAAGAATTTTTTATTAGTACGAGCGGTGGGAGTGGAGGTCAGTCGCCTCCCCGTCTCACCCCTGCGTCTCCAATTTCCCACTCCCACATCCGTCGCACACCTCCGTTTCACTTCGGTCAGTCCCCCAGGCGACATGATTTTGTTTCTtggtttaataaaatgataataaaaatacccAAGTGACACACCAAgtcaccactccccactttttctgactcaaCAAGTCATgcctgacatgccaagtgacctgggtcaccactcccagtgctctaaAGGAAAGCTTTCGAGTATGCATAGACATTTAGTATTAGGAATTCAAGATTTTATTTTATCAAGTATTAGGTGGTCTGCCTTATAATTTCATATCAGTATGCTAGTCTTGTGGAATCCGTTTCAGACAAAGTTACGACTCTGTGTTGATGGGACTTTGTTATTGGAGCTTTATCATGTTATGTTACTTACCTGCAGTTTAAATGCATGTAAAAAATGACTACAACATTCAAACGTTTAGGTGGCCTCCACCTTTTAGCTAGAGTGTACGTGGATGCCGCCTTATACTATGTGATAATGTATTTTACAGATTTTGTAAATGTACTTACTTATATAATGTTATCTAGTTTAAGTGTTTATTATTCATTCATAATTATTTTGATGTATTAGTCACATGTTCATATTATTCATGACTGACCACTTCGGTTCTTTGACACTTAAGTGGTGATTACACTGATAACATTTCATTGTTACATTGTGACATTCTGCTGCAGCCTCATTTCATAAAGCTCTACATAATAGTAGGTTATAAAGATTCTTCACGAGGCAACTTTATGATGTTTAGAGGAGGGAGATTGTAACTTTTGAAGATAACAAACTCTGAAGATGATAAGCGTCTAGACGTGGATTATCCGAAAGTTCAGATGCAAATGAAGAAAGTACCAATGGGTAGAAATTCATCAAAAGCGCCTAGCAATCCCAAAGCCTCGAGAACTCAAAAGAAAATGCAAGAAGCTGCGAACAACCAAGAGAATAAAGTATCTCAATTTATTACATCTTCTGCCAGAAAACGAAAACCTGGTAAGATGGTGGTAAATTCATGTTGTAATTTCATCATGGTTGCAAACGGCGGTTGCGGCGGTTTGGTGACCAGCCCATCGCGTTTCGCCCAAAACGTATATTTAGTAAGTCAACGTCGGTCAAAAGTTTACTTTTGTCCGGTCTTGTTCTAGTGTAAACTAAAATCCCAAGCCTTTTTATAAATTAGTTGGGAAAAACACCGACttacaaatatttatatataaaagtcaacGTTGGTAAATGTCCGTCCCGACCTCATACTCGTCTACGTCTCGCATCCTTTTTGACCTTGAAATTCATATACGCTTGTCAATGATTCGTATCGACACATTGGTGGTAAGGTGGTATTTTTTGGGTCTGTTTATTTTTGGATGCACTCTTACTCTTACTGTTACTTTTTTCTATATACTTTGGAGTTTATAAGTTTTGATGTTACGTAATTTACTGTTGTACTCACTCAGCAGCAGCAACCTGTACAAGAAATAGCAAGGAAAATGTTGATGCAACTAATTTGAATGCCAGATGCATATCAGATGGTGTTTCGTATGCCGCTATATGCTCGGACAAAGAGTCATATCCTGCAACCAACAATATGCCCGTGGATTCAGAGGTAACCATATATCTGACATTCTGACCATGATTTATATTACTGTTAACTTTGATTAGCTGTTAGATGTGTCAATTTTGACTCATTTATCTAATATGTACACATGGGTTGATTTTGGTTGCTTATATTCGTTATGGGTTAGACTAAAAGATAAACCTAGCAAGAGAATGGGTCAAGTTGCTTATACTGGATGAGGGTCATCCAAAGCTTGCTCAAATGCATAAATCTTCTAGAGCACTAAATTAAAagaaagttatttttttttttaacagcaagaAAGTTGTTTTTTCTTGTATCAATATGACTTCCTAATAATTTTGAACTCATTGATTAGACACAAATTATGTTAATTAGAACTTTATTGTATCACTCAGCTAATATTGATGACCACACTAGTTAGTCATTTGGATTTCTTCAGATAATGTGCATGAAGCTTTTCATGATACTTGATGTAAGTTTCTTAAAATTGTGTCGATAGCCTTAAATTAAATTTCTCTTAATTGGTTTGGTGTAGGGATGTAATGTACCCGGGTCTTTTGTGAATGGA is from Rutidosis leptorrhynchoides isolate AG116_Rl617_1_P2 chromosome 10, CSIRO_AGI_Rlap_v1, whole genome shotgun sequence and encodes:
- the LOC139870587 gene encoding protein ALP1-like, translating into MHSEWKNCPVAYKGQYTRGDHKKPTIMLEAVASYDLWFWHAFFRMAGSKNDINVLNQSTVFDALKKGTAPSAPFEVNGHQYTKGYYLADGIYPDWATLIKGMSCPTDEPRIKFTRFQASAQKDIERAFGVLQGRYYILSQPSRTLKVNKMRRVMECCLILHNMILEDNDFALCKWEERFITEERENRAQRVRNRGRDQDIVTREIRDKAVHNQLTEDLIEHIWNLPMSF